Proteins co-encoded in one Medicago truncatula cultivar Jemalong A17 chromosome 8, MtrunA17r5.0-ANR, whole genome shotgun sequence genomic window:
- the LOC25502483 gene encoding cationic amino acid transporter 8, vacuolar: MTPPTSSSSTTTTTTAPSKPRSYWRWSKQDFFPEPSFQTGETYRTALANTCPRLKDRLLNRSTDSHELLVLPKASENTMTRCLTWWDLTWLAFGAVVGSGIFVVTGQEARFDAGPSIILSYAASGFSALLSALIYAEFAVEVPVAGGSFSFLRIELGDFLAFIAAGNILLEALVGAAGLGRSWSSYFATMIKNDSDYFRIRIDSFKTGFNLLDPLAVVVLLITNGIAASGTRKTSILTWLSSIVTIFIIGFIIVIGFIHGKSSNLTPFFPYGVKGVFNAAAVVYWSYTGFDMVATMAEETKNPSRDIPIGLIGSMSMITVIYCLMALALVNMVKYSEIDAGAAYSVAFVQIGMKWGKYLVSICALKGMTTSLLVGSMGQARYTTQIARSHMIPPFFALIHPKTGTPINATLLTTLSSCVVALFTSLDVLSSVFSVSTLFIFMLMAIALLVRRYYARESTDKSDLWKVLSCLFVVVGSCIVGTALWNSGLFGWIGYTVAACVWLLATLVMSLLPKKKQPKVWGVPLVPWVPSLSIATNLFLMGSLGSEAFFRFLICTGVMLLYYLFVGIHATYDVDHKIGQESNHDVEGAN, encoded by the coding sequence ATGACACCACCGACATCCTCCTCCTccacaaccaccaccaccaccgcacCTTCAAAACCACGAAGCTACTGGCGATGGAGCAAGCAAGATTTCTTCCCAGAACCATCTTTCCAAACCGGAGAAACCTATCGAACCGCCTTAGCAAACACCTGCCCACGTCTAAAAGACCGTCTCCTAAACCGATCAACAGACTCCCATGAACTTCTCGTCCTTCCCAAAGCCAGTGAAAATACAATGACTCGTTGTCTCACTTGGTGGGACTTAACATGGCTCGCTTTCGGCGCTGTCGTTGGCTCTGGTATCTTCGTCGTTACCGGTCAAGAAGCTCGTTTCGATGCTGGTCCTTCCATTATCCTCTCTTACGCCGCGTCAGGTTTCTCTGCTCTTCTTTCAGCTTTAATCTACGCTGAATTCGCCGTTGAAGTTCCTGTTGCTGGTGGCTCGTTTTCATTCCTTAGAATTGAACTTGGTGATTTTCTCGCTTTCATTGCCGCTGGGAATATTCTCCTTGAAGCTCTCGTCGGTGCTGCCGGTCTCGGTCGTTCATGGTCATCTTACTTTGCCACAATGATAAAAAACGATTCGGATTATTTTCGGATCAGAATCGATTCTTTTAAAACCGGTTTCAATTTGCTTGATCCATTAGCCGTTGTGGTTTTGTTAATTACTAACGGAATCGCGGCTAGTGGAACACGAAAAACATCTATCTTAACATGGTTAAGTTCAATTGTTACAATTTTTATCATCGGTTTTATTATTGTGATCGGTTTTATACACGGGAAGTCTTCAAATTTAACACCGTTTTTTCCTTACGGTGTTAAAGGTGTTTTTAACGCCGCAGCTGTTGTGTATTGGTCTTATACCGGTTTCGATATGGTTGCAACTATGGCTGAAGAAACTAAAAACCCTTCTAGAGATATACCTATTGGTTTAATTGGTTCAATGTCTATGATCACGGTTATTTATTGTTTGATGGCATTGGCACTTGTGAATATGGTTAAGTATAGTGAGATTGATGCTGGAGCTGCTTATTCAGTTGCTTTTGTTCAAATTGGTATGAAATGGGGTAAATATTTAGTGAGTATTTGTGCTTTGAAAGGAATGACAACAAGTTTGCTTGTTGGGTCAATGGGACAAGCTAGGTACACTACTCAAATTGCAAGGTCACATATGATTCCACCCTTTTTTGCACTTATTCATCCTAAAACTGGAACACCTATTAATGCTACACTTTTGACAACTTTGTCAAGTTGTGTTGTTGCTCTTTTTACTAGTTTGGATGTTCTGTCTAGTGTTTTTTCTGTAAGTACTCTGttcatttttatgcttatggCGATTGCTTTGCTTGTGAGGAGATATTATGCGAGGGAATCAACTGATAAGAGCGATTTATGGAAGGTTCTTTcgtgtttgtttgttgttgttggttctTGTATTGTTGGGACTGCGCTATGGAATTCTGGTTTGTTTGGTTGGATTGGGTATACAGTGGCTGCTTGTGTTTGGCTTTTGGCGACTTTGGTGATGAGTTTGCTTCCGAAGAAGAAGCAACCAAAGGTTTGGGGAGTTCCGTTGGTTCCGTGGGTGCCATCATTGTCGATTGCGACGAACCTTTTTCTTATGGGATCATTAGGTTCCGAGGCTTTCTTTAGATTCTTGATTTGTACTGGTGTGATGcttttgtattatttatttgtgGGTATTCATGCAACTTATGATGTGGATCATAAAATTGGTCAAGAATCAAACCATGATGTGGAAGGTGCCAATTGA